A section of the Trachemys scripta elegans isolate TJP31775 chromosome 10, CAS_Tse_1.0, whole genome shotgun sequence genome encodes:
- the TMEM186 gene encoding transmembrane protein 186, which produces MAGIFKIRTRLHLLPSFGRSLPRELSTRLWKREDTCLPHCFGTHMFLQPQRWQPDSANFYPGTGLAPYRCTGSLTPTNRVLDKSMIENKEQFKLVYKFPGIKYCRIFSRMKLLQTAITIVILPPVYHLYLQEQVSQAFVLYVTGTACFAAAMLYGISYFLRRMIGLMYLNEAGTMVKVAHLTFWGRRKEIYCPVESVMTLDDTGDAKNEVLLQFKQHNSTQVLYFTLTFGHIVDKQRFAQIFGGF; this is translated from the exons ATG GCTGGAATCTTCAAAATTAGGACTAGACTCCATTTGCTACCTTCCTTTGGGAGATCTCTACCAAGGGAGCTTTCAACAAGAttgtggaaaagagaagacacgTGCCTACCCCATTGCTTTGGGACCCATATGTTCTTACAACCACAGAGATGGCAACCTGACAGTGCTAATTTTTATCCTGGGACAGGGCTGGCACCGTACAGATGTACTGGCAGTTTAACCCCCACTAACAGAGTCTTGGACAAGTCGATGATTGAGAACAAAGAACAGTTCAAACTGGTCTACAAGTTTCCCGGAATTAAATATTGTAGAATATTTTCAAGAATGAAGTTGCTACAGACTGCTATAACCATAGTCATCCTCCCGCCTGTCTATCACCTCTATCTGCAGGAACAAGTTTCTCAGGCTTTTGTGTTGTATGTCACTGGcactgcttgctttgctgctgCAATGCTGTATGGTATAAGTTATTTTCTCAGACGAATGATTGGACTGATGTACTTAAATGAAGCTGGCACCATGGTAAAAGTGGCACACTTGACATTTtggggaagaaggaaagaaatttATTGTCCAGTTGAAAGTGTGATGACCTTGGATGACACTGGAGATGCCAAGAATGAAGTACTGCTCCAGTTTAAACAGCATAATAGTACACAGGTTTTATATTTTACTCTAACATTTGGCCATATTGTGGATAAACAGAGGTTTGCCcaaatatttggaggattttag